A window of the Nibribacter ruber genome harbors these coding sequences:
- a CDS encoding bifunctional nuclease family protein codes for MKKIELEILGLSSSQSQSGSFALVLGEKDGSRRLPIIIGMFEAQSIAIQIEKINPTRPLTHDLFKTFAQQMDVSVQEIMISDLKEGVFFSKIVCHAGEKEFELDARPSDAIAIGLRFGVPIYTVESVLSEAGIILSDLEDEEEEDDEETDEIPTSSGAGSSSSASSSSSKAKLTEVSVDELNQMLNEALEKEDYEKAAKIRDELNKRN; via the coding sequence GTGAAGAAAATTGAGCTAGAGATTCTGGGTTTGTCCTCCAGTCAGTCCCAGTCAGGGTCGTTTGCGCTGGTGCTGGGGGAGAAAGACGGAAGCCGCCGGTTGCCCATCATCATTGGTATGTTTGAGGCACAGTCCATTGCCATACAGATAGAGAAAATCAATCCCACCCGTCCTCTGACGCATGATCTGTTTAAGACCTTCGCCCAGCAAATGGACGTGTCTGTGCAAGAGATCATGATCTCAGACTTAAAGGAAGGGGTGTTTTTCTCCAAGATTGTCTGCCACGCCGGCGAGAAGGAGTTTGAGCTGGACGCCCGTCCCTCAGACGCCATTGCCATTGGTCTGCGCTTTGGGGTGCCCATTTATACGGTAGAGTCTGTTCTTTCTGAGGCCGGCATCATCTTAAGTGACCTGGAGGATGAAGAGGAGGAGGACGATGAAGAAACCGATGAAATCCCTACTTCCTCAGGGGCGGGGAGCAGCAGTTCTGCCAGTTCTTCTTCTAGCAAAGCCAAACTCACGGAGGTATCTGTAGACGAGCTGAACCAGATGCTGAATGAAG